The genomic interval CAGTGGCTGGCAAGATCAAGAGAGATcaggagctggaagagaaTGGCCCACCGGGGAAAGGCAGAAGCGAGGAAAGTCAGAAGGCAGGAAGTAGTGCACCGATCCGTAACTGCATGAGCATGTAAGCATCTTGTCGCACGTTTTGTAACTATAGAGAGTAAGTGCTTACCCATATCAAGCACGGCGCCGAAGCGCGTACTTTGATTGTACGCTCTGGCGGCAATTCCATCTAATGCGTCGAGCAGACAACTGATGGAGTATAGCAGTGTGCAGGTTCTAGGATGAATGGGCATGTAGTAGAGCGACGCAACAGCGAGGATGATTCTGGCGTATCCGATCAGGTTGGGATAGAAAAGGAAAATGTTCTCGGCGggctcgtcatcgtcgagtTCATCGAGGATATCTCGTGGAGCGTTCTCCTGTTCCATGAAAGGGGCAGCATTGCCGTtgacggtggtggtattCTTTTCTTGTTGCGCGGCCGCGGCCTGTCTCCTCGTTGTAACACCTGCCATCTTTCTTGTCTGATAGTCTATCGTCGATGAGAGAAGAGTTGTGCAAATATCATGCGGCGACTTGAGGGCGATGCCGGCTCTTCCGAATTGCGCGAAAAGGGGTAATCGTGGGGCTCTCGATATGAGGGTTCCAGTTGGGTCTGAAGCAAGGCGCCGTCGATTTGTTATCGCGGGTTGCCAATGCGGCTCTGGGGGGATTGGCTTCTCCAGAGGGTTGATTACAAAAATATAGGGTATGAATGAGCGTAAGAAAAACTTGTGGTGTTTTCTCTTGGAAAGGAGACCAGCTTCGAGCaaaggccgagattgaggTCGCCGGGGTTTCGGGCAGTTGATGACGGAGTTTTGGCAGATAACACCAGATGCAGCCAGGGAGTGGATTCATTCGATTGCTTCTGCCATGAAATCGCTTGGCCCAAATTTTGGGACCCAGAATGCCAAGATGCGATAAGAGGGTCGATAAGAGCTTCCATCTGCCCCACATGTCCACGCCAAGCCGGCTGTCGTAATTGTTAAGCCATCCTGACCATCAAAGCCATGACAATTCAAAGACACACCGGTCCCCAGGGTTCGGGTCTGAGCTGACTGAATCTGAGACCGACACCTCTTAGCATCCGCCAGCCCGGTCACTTGTCTCTCGCAGCCGTTCGCAACGTCAAAGGTAGATCTGCCGCTTCTAAACGACCGGATCGCCCGGCACCGTTCTTATGTACATCCCGTCATCCCCCGAGTCCGAGATGGGGACGGTGGAAAGCATGGAACCAGCAACGTCCGCGTGGAGAGACTACTCCGCGTAGAAGTGATCATATCCGTAAGAAGTCATGAACTTTACTGAGGCTTTTTCAAAATCTTTTCGAAGCGAATTTATCACGCGGCGATCAAGCTGATGGGAGTGTGGGCTGTGGACGTCTCATTCGGCTGATAGGGTCTGTGCTTGCATTGTCGAATGCCCTTGTCGAGCGCCGCATCTAGGCTGAATAGGGATGGATGGTCGACAAGGTTGCAGAAGTGGGAAGcggtggaaggggaaaggcgaagaaggataGCGCCGTCGACGAGGGGCAGCCGGATGTTACTCCGGGCACTTCCAGACAAATCAGAGCTGCGGCCGGACACGCAGCCCGGCGGGGGTTGACGGGAGTTTCCAGCTTCCTCTCTATCTATCTTGCGTTCTGCAGCGAGACGGGAAGCAATCCCAGCTAGGTAGGTCGACAGCTAGGCTGGCGAGTTGAAACTGTTGCGGATCTTCCTCTGTGCTTCCGCCCCCATCACATTGCAGCTTCATTGCGACTTTCCAGGTTGCTACGAGCTGACTTGGCTGTCCGGGCTCCTGTTGGAACTGCCAACACAGCAACCAAGTACCAACCTACATACAGGACACAGCTACACGCCGACGTCGGCAGCATAACCGCCGGTCAAGGCCAGCTACGGCTTATGGCTTCCTGGTTCCCGTGCTGCGATCTGCTGCCCGTCAGCGATGTCGTCCTCTCGTTCAGAGCTGGGGCGAACTGATATACCAAAGCTCACTACGAATAGGCACGGCCCGACGGCGGACGGACGAGGGGTCCGGACAGTCGGGAATCTCGCCAATCAGTCGTCGCACAATGTCTCAATACGGtgccaaaaaagaaagcttCGAACGCGTGTGTGACCTGTCGTTGGTCGTGAGACACGGCGAAAAGAGACAGGATAGACATTCAGGTGCAGCAAAACATCCCGACCGACATATATCTACATGCCTATCTGATTCCCTCATATCATGTCTCAATGGTGATCAACAGGGCTGACAGCgctggagggagggagggagctgAACATTCATACCTCGTAGCTAATACGAGGTATCAAGACAGTGGCCTGGTCTGGCGTGGAGACGCACTTGCGGGAGTTGAATTCTTTGACGGCGGCTTTCGAGGCTTGATTGGGAGAAAGTCTGTGCGTTCCTGACCCACGGCACATCGAGACGAGAGTCGAGCCAACAAGGGCCAGCAAGGGGTCCTTGCGCCGGGCCAGGGTCTTCCCAGCCCCAAAATGGACGGTTGACCTTTTGCGGAGGcactggggggaggggacacAATTTCACACCACATGCATCACCAGATTCATCACATTACCGTAGGCAAATGGTACTCTCAGAAGGACAGGACGTCTTTTACATTGAATCCGCCGGGTGCCGGATACCCCCCCAACCTATTCGCTTCCGCCTTAGTGCCAAGCGGCAAGCAGTGCACCCAGACCTGAGATGACAGTCAGCATCTGTGTAGGTACTGTTGTATGTATGTACCACCTATTATAAGAAGCACCCACCACACCTTGTTTTTTCCCACTCCTCGAAAATCTCGAATCTGGACCCCAAAGAGCCGATCCCCTATTCCATCTCAGCTCAGCTGGCCGGGACTCATCCAACACTTCCCCGCCTCCCGTACTTCCTGGTTTCTCCGGCCACTTGAGAGTGCTACCTCACCTTGCcgaccttgaccttgcccCTGCGGGGTTGTCAAACTTCGCATCCACCGTCCTGGGCCCGCAAACCGCTAGTCTCTAGGGGACTTGCCAGTCTCGaagccccctcctcgcctgaCGAGCTCGTGCCTGTCCTCTGCATCGTTCGATAAAACCCAACGCCCCCCAGCTTCGTGTTGACTGTACCTGGTCATCCTTGACCTATCCCCTTCTCGACCCTCAAGAGACTGGTCTTATAGACACGCAGCTGCCCCTCTGCCAGTCGCCACGAACCGACCAACGGCTTTTCTTCACCAGCTGAACTATCAACGCCACAATACCCAACAACACACGACCGCTTCTCCTTGTCGTGGCGCCGTCCCTTAGTCGCCGATAGCACCACTACTGCAGTACCGCCCAAAACCGCACGCCGCCTAGATCTTCGTGTGGGGTAGGACAGGTTTTTATTCTATCAAATCCCGCCTGCCGAAATCCCACTTTCCCTAGACACGCCCACAACACAAACTCACCCCCAAAGACGACCATCGCACATCGCAACCATGTCAGACCGTCATCCCACTCTGCTCCAGCCCTACTCTGAGCGGGCCAAGACGGCCACTCACCCACTCTCCCGGTACCTCTTTCGGTTGATGGACCTCAAGGCCTCCAACCTCTGTCTCAGCGCCGATGTCACAACGGCTCGGGAACTCCTGGCGCTTGCCGATAGGGTCGGCCCgtccatcgtcgtcctcaaGACTCACTACGATTTGATCTCGGGATGGGACTACAACCCGCAGACCGGCACTGGCGTCAagctcgccgccctcgccagaAAACACGGCTTCCTCATCTTTGAGGACAGAAAATTCGTCGACATTGGAAAGACAGTCCAGATGCAGTATACAGCCGGCACTGCCCGCATAATAGAATGGGCACACATTACCAACGCCAACATCGACGCTGGCAAGGACATGGTCCGTGCCATGGCGGAAGCGGCGGCCAACTGGAAGGCACGCATTCACTACGAGGTCAAGACGTCCGTCTCTGTTGGCACACCAGTTGCTGGCcagtttgatgatggggaagagcAAAACAATGGCGGGAGCGACAGAGACTCTGACGGGCGAAAAGGAAGTATcgtctccatcaccaccgtcacTCAGTCCTTTGAGCCTGCTGACTCACCGAGATTGGCCAAGACCAACGAGCATGGCGATGAGCTCGTCTTCCCCGGCATCGAGGAACCGCCAATGGACCGCGGACTGCTCTTATTGGCGCAAATGTCGTCCAAGGGCTGCCTGATGACCAAGGACTACACCCAGGCCTGTGTCGAGGCCGCTCGCGAGCACAAGGACTTCGTCATGGGTTATGTTGCGCAAGAAGCCCTCAACTCTGCTCCAGATGACAACTTTATCCACATGACTCCTGGCTGCAAgctaccaccaccgggcgaggaggagaacggACATGTCGAGGGCGACGGCTTGGGCCAGCAGTACAACACCCCGGCCaagctcatcaccctcctcggcacTGACATCGTCATTGTGGGACGTGGCATCATCCAGGCCGCGGACCCCCCGACAGAGGCTGAGCGCTACAGGAGGAAAGCGTGGAAGGCGTACCTGGCTCGTCTGAGTTAAATGAGCTGAACAAGAACTTGGCGCTGGGGAAACGGATGGGAAAGGCTATACATGGCTTGAAAAGCGGCATAtatgtggtgatgggaacATCCGGATTTTGATTTGCTGCCTGGGACAGGGTACAGCAGGTTTCTGCGAGTAAGAGAGAGGGCGGGTTAGGGTCGGGATGGAAGGATACATAGGAAGGCGATTGATGGAGGGGCGTTTGGCGACATTTAGATTTGGCATGAGTGAGCGTGTTAAAGCATGATCTATGAAGTGTGCGCAAACTACAACGACGGTCTGGATTCATGTATGTATTAGTCGGGTCCCCGGAACAATACATACCGGATGACTTGCATGCGGATTCGTCCGCCAGTCGCCCGCTGATTCACACAGCATACTTTTGTCGATCAACGCGCCAATCGGAGGGATTCGTGTATCTGGTTTGTCTGACAGGCCACCGACGGCCCTTGCCTGAAGACAGACGCTGAACCAGGGCCCGGAGTTAGCGGTCCTACCGGCAAGGCGGGCGAGCAGTCTTAGGTGAGCCTTGGCGAAGGACATCGGACGGATCTGATTGTCCCCCCCACTTTTGGGACCTTCTTGTTCATTgattgatggagggggaccGGCGTCATGTCATTCCTTTGACGGTTACCTACCTGCATCGCAATCCAAtccaaccgccaacaaccaTAGCGATCGACGGTCATCGAGTTATCGACCACGTTATGCGCCTAGCCCGCGTGCTGAACCCCTGGAATTTTAATTGACGTTTTACCACAATCTGAGCTCATCTCTCTTTGCGTTGCGACGAGCGAGTCCGTCTTGGGGCCCGGCGAACTAGTCCGAGTCGATACTCCACTTCCCCGGACCTGAGTCCGCGCGCTCCAGTGCTTGGGACCTCGTTGCGCACCGCTACCGTTCCCCGTTTCCCGCCCCGTTTCCGGTGGATCCCTCTCGGCAGCGCACTCCCCAAGTCGATCTGATGTCCACTTCGAGTCCCGGCGATGCGGGAGCATGGCCTGCTGCCGCCAACGGTGCCTCGTCCGAGTACCCTGATGCCGGACTGAGCAAtgacaccgccgccgccgaagacAATGCGCCGGCCCGGCCACCGCCGAGGAAACGGAGGAGGATCGTGATCTCTTGTACCGAATGTCATAGGCGCAAGCAAAAGGTTTGTCTCAGTTCTGATGTCGCTGTTGGACAAAGGCTAATGAGTGAATGGACAGTGTGACCGACAGCTCCCTTGCACGAACTGCATCTCACGAAACAAACATAGCGCATGCCACTACGAAACCGGTGCGCCGACAGCAAGACAACAGCAGAGACGCCAACAGCTAGTTGCCCCTACGAATGGCACCGCCGATGGCgcagacggtggtggagggacCTCCAACTCGGGTTCAGGCTCCggctcaacaaccacagccacCTCCCCTGACATGGGCAAATCCCCCATCacgtcctcttcatcaacgaCAACCCACCACACCGGCAGCGATCTCTCCGAGCACATCGCCACCAACGGAGGTAAGCCCGTCACCAAAGTCGCGTCCGAAACCTTTGGCTACTCTGGCGCCGGCACGCTCGGTTTCCTCCGTAAAATCGAAGAGTCCACCACTGGCGACGAGAACCTGCCCCCACCCCCCGGGCAACCTACCTCGATTGACCAAACTACACCCTCCATCTCAGACGGGTTGACAAGAGAGAAGTACAAATCCTTGATCCGGCAACTCCCTGCGAGGGTCCACATCGAGAAGCTAGTCGACATTTACTTTCGGGAGTTCAACTGGCAGTATTATGCCCTCGACAGGACTTTGTTCGACAGCTTGCTCGCGCAATGGtacaccctccccttttccatcctcAGTCAAGGCGGGCCATCCCAAATCCCGCTATCACTGAGGCCGTTTCCGGGGTTGCTGTTCAATATTATTGCTATTGCTCTCTTGACCCTTTCGTCAGATGACAGGGAGTTCGAGGGGCTGTTGTATGCAGGGTTGAATATGACTTTTGAGGATTTGGCGAATGATTACTCTGACTCTGGGCTGCAAGTTTTGCAAGTGCTGGGCAAGAGATCAATGACGCTCACGACAGTCTTGGCTGGGTTTGCCAGGGCGAGTTTCCTCAAATATGTCGGCTTGGTGACGGAAAGCTGGCATGCGATTGGGAGTGCGATTAGAGATGCGCAGGAGATTGGGCTGCACAGGGATAGTTTGGATCCGAGGCCTCCTTCTGGGGCGACGTTgcaggaggtgttggaggtgcaGTGGGAGGTGCAGAGACGGAGAAAGATATGGATGACGCTTGTGGTTTGGGATGTGCACATGGCTGGCGTGCTGGGTCGGCCGACGACGATCAACCTGACGGCCGTGCCGCCGAGCTTGCCGGTTGATGTGAAGTGGGACTCGCCGGGTGCCAGCCCTTCGGGGGAGTTGATGCCGATTGTGGAGCGGGGGGAGAATGAGCCGCCTACGCCGTTGACGAGGGCGGTGTGGGCGTATCATCTTATGGCGCCGATGAGGGAGAttctggagctggagaaggaagggCCGTGCCCGAGGgattttgggagggtggataAGCTtcatgaggaggttgtttcgattgagaagaagacgccACCTTTTTTCAGGTTGGAAAATCCGGACACGAGGTTTGATGATAGGGAGGATTGTTACTGGTTGCCGTTGGCGAGGGTTATTTTGCCGCAGCTGTCGTCTTTTGAGCTAATGGCGTTGCACAGGCCGTATATTTTTACCAGGCCAAAGAGTCGGACGGAGGCGCTCAAGGCGAGTTTGGGGATGTTGAATGCGCAGAGGTTGCACTTCATGGCGCTGAGGCCGGCTTTATACAAGACGTAGGTCACCCCCTATTACCCCGACTCCTGTTGCCCTTTCTAACCCAACCCAGATTCGCCCTCTTCTTTGGCACCTTTGACGCCATCGTCCTCATGGCAGCAATTTACATTCTCTTTCCCCGTGAACACCCAGAGCTCGTCCAGTCCGCCCTTCAACACTTCCAGTGGGCAGTCGAGCGCTTCGAGGCAATGTCTGAGCGCAACGCTCTCGCCAAAGCAGCCCTGGGTGTCCTCCACGCTGTCCGTCTTCGCCTCCGACGCTCTCTCGATTCCGTCACCAACAAGTCACAATTGGCCTCATCCGGCACCAGcccttcaaccaccacaacagtcACCTCCAAAGCCAACCCTTTGTCCcagtcctcttcctccaccaaccccaacgccgcTGCTTCCAGTGGCGGCGGCCACCACTGGGAAACCCACACCCCGCGCCGCGCCTCCCgttcctcatcttccactGGCGCCGGTagcgccatctcccccaaccctcttcagGTCCCCCTCGGGCCCTTGGATTTCTCCCAACCGGGAAGCAGCACCTCTGtcacaccaacaacagacCGCAACTTTTACTCT from Podospora pseudoanserina strain CBS 124.78 chromosome 6, whole genome shotgun sequence carries:
- a CDS encoding hypothetical protein (EggNog:ENOG503P0EI; COG:K), whose amino-acid sequence is MSTSSPGDAGAWPAAANGASSEYPDAGLSNDTAAAEDNAPARPPPRKRRRIVISCTECHRRKQKCDRQLPCTNCISRNKHSACHYETGAPTARQQQRRQQLVAPTNGTADGADGGGGTSNSGSGSGSTTTATSPDMGKSPITSSSSTTTHHTGSDLSEHIATNGGKPVTKVASETFGYSGAGTLGFLRKIEESTTGDENLPPPPGQPTSIDQTTPSISDGLTREKYKSLIRQLPARVHIEKLVDIYFREFNWQYYALDRTLFDSLLAQWYTLPFSILSQGGPSQIPLSLRPFPGLLFNIIAIALLTLSSDDREFEGLLYAGLNMTFEDLANDYSDSGLQVLQVLGKRSMTLTTVLAGFARASFLKYVGLVTESWHAIGSAIRDAQEIGLHRDSLDPRPPSGATLQEVLEVQWEVQRRRKIWMTLVVWDVHMAGVLGRPTTINLTAVPPSLPVDVKWDSPGASPSGELMPIVERGENEPPTPLTRAVWAYHLMAPMREILELEKEGPCPRDFGRVDKLHEEVVSIEKKTPPFFRLENPDTRFDDREDCYWLPLARVILPQLSSFELMALHRPYIFTRPKSRTEALKASLGMLNAQRLHFMALRPALYKTFALFFGTFDAIVLMAAIYILFPREHPELVQSALQHFQWAVERFEAMSERNALAKAALGVLHAVRLRLRRSLDSVTNKSQLASSGTSPSTTTTVTSKANPLSQSSSSTNPNAAASSGGGHHWETHTPRRASRSSSSTGAGSAISPNPLQVPLGPLDFSQPGSSTSVTPTTDRNFYSGGQVDWTLPSDFNWASLQPIYPTHDLIFNDLVGVGDTNGNGLSWDTRTTVPGLGGLTTVVGGREQVQQPPQQQQQGVQGQGQQGGVNWQQFEGDFGNDSVWSLLNQFGPM
- the URA3 gene encoding orotidine 5'-phosphate decarboxylase (EggNog:ENOG503NW2K; BUSCO:EOG09263Q7N; COG:F), translating into MSDRHPTLLQPYSERAKTATHPLSRYLFRLMDLKASNLCLSADVTTARELLALADRVGPSIVVLKTHYDLISGWDYNPQTGTGVKLAALARKHGFLIFEDRKFVDIGKTVQMQYTAGTARIIEWAHITNANIDAGKDMVRAMAEAAANWKARIHYEVKTSVSVGTPVAGQFDDGEEQNNGGSDRDSDGRKGSIVSITTVTQSFEPADSPRLAKTNEHGDELVFPGIEEPPMDRGLLLLAQMSSKGCLMTKDYTQACVEAAREHKDFVMGYVAQEALNSAPDDNFIHMTPGCKLPPPGEEENGHVEGDGLGQQYNTPAKLITLLGTDIVIVGRGIIQAADPPTEAERYRRKAWKAYLARLS